The Sulfuricurvum sp. genomic interval AATTTGATGTATAAAGTTATATCGTCATCATTAAAATGATAAACATCTTGCCAAAGAGTCGGGTTTTTAGTCGATCTCATAGACTTATAAAGATGTTTATTCTCCAATGATAAAACAGTAGATAATATGTCTTCTACACTCATACCAATCTGTTCCGCATCATTTTGTGCAGTACCGGTTATAAATACGTCACCACTCTCAATGAGTGCTTTGATCGATTCTAGATCATAATGTGAAATAAATTTAGTATCAGACATCTACACTCCGCGACATTGTAGTTGGTATAATAACCATATTGGTTAAACGTGTCAATAAAATTTAAGTATTAATTTCCAACATACTGAGTAATATGTACTTTAAATAACATAAGATAAATTATATTGAAAGGCATTAGCTTTGTATGCTATTTTTTCAAATTCTCTGGAGATTCTCTTTATAGACAAAAGCTTCAAATTGGCTTGCAGACATTGGTTTACCCAACAAATATCCCTGTATTTCATCACATCCTTCCTGACGTAAAAAATCAAATTGTTCCTGCGATTCAACTCCCTCGGCAATCGTTGTAAGGTTAAGTGCACTTCCCATTGCAATAATCGCTTTAACCAAAGTACTGTCACTTCCATTGATAGTAATATTTTTAACAAACGATTGATCAATCTTCAGTTTGGAGATAGGGAAATGTTTTAAATAGCTCAATGAAGAGTAGCCGGTTCCAAAATCATCGAGAGAAAAATGGATTCCAAACGCTTTAAATGCGTTCAAAAAATTAAAAATTTTACTCGTGTCCTCTATCAGGATACTTTCTGTCAGCTCTAACTCCATGCTATTCGTATCTACCTCTGCTTCGTGAAATATTTCGATTGTTTTGTTGAAAAAAGTTTCTTGTTTGAATTGACGTGAAGAGAGATTAATAGCCATCGTAAAAGGAGAAATTCCATCATCATTCCAACGTTTTAGCTGCTGGCAGGCCGTACGAAGTACCCATTCTCCGATAGGGACAATCAAGCCGGTTTTTTCAGCAATGTGTATAAATTCTGCCGGAGAGACGATCCCACGATCCGGATGATTCCATCGTATCAAAGCTTCTGCCCCGGTAATAG includes:
- a CDS encoding EAL domain-containing protein encodes the protein ITGAEALIRWNHPDRGIVSPAEFIHIAEKTGLIVPIGEWVLRTACQQLKRWNDDGISPFTMAINLSSRQFKQETFFNKTIEIFHEAEVDTNSMELELTESILIEDTSKIFNFLNAFKAFGIHFSLDDFGTGYSSLSYLKHFPISKLKIDQSFVKNITINGSDSTLVKAIIAMGSALNLTTIAEGVESQEQFDFLRQEGCDEIQGYLLGKPMSASQFEAFVYKENLQRI
- a CDS encoding type II toxin-antitoxin system MqsR family toxin, with the protein product MSDTKFISHYDLESIKALIESGDVFITGTAQNDAEQIGMSVEDILSTVLSLENKHLYKSMRSTKNPTLWQDVYHFNDDDITLYIKLQISNNAIVISFKEK